The following is a genomic window from Dioscorea cayenensis subsp. rotundata cultivar TDr96_F1 chromosome 10, TDr96_F1_v2_PseudoChromosome.rev07_lg8_w22 25.fasta, whole genome shotgun sequence.
GGATGTATATCGACTAGTGTTTGTAAATTCGATTTAGTTTTCGGAATATTGCATCTTAGAATGGCATAATCTCAGGATTGGttctttgtttgtatttatgtgattttctttttacatttttcatgtttctttatATTGAGTTGTAGATTTCTCATATTAAAGAAAGAGATGAGCTTTAAAATTTGTCCAATGATGTATAAAATACTGTTTTTTAGGTTTTAGTTGCTTGATAAGCATATGGGATAATTCATCAACTTCATGGATATATTTTTATCAAGCATTTAGATAGAAGTATTTGGTTGTGTTGTTTCATAAGTATTTATTCGATCATGATTGCAAATGTATGCATCTAGAATGAAGCTTGGTTTGTTGGTGTTTTTTATCATCTGCAAAGCTTAAGTGGTGGAGTTATTCTTCAAGTtgtgttttttgtatttattataagAATCTATGTCTGTGACAAATGTTGCATTGGATTAGCAAGGATATTGTAGAATGACTTTTGAAGTTTGAAAAGTAGACCGTATTACTTAGAGCTTCATTCTTGCTGTTTGCAGCCGAAGCAGATTCACGAGATCAAGGATTTCCTTCTTACTGCAAGGAGGAAAGATGCTCGATCAGTGAAGATCAAGAAAAGTAAAGATGTCATCAAGTTCAAGGTTCGATGCTCTAAGTATCTGTACACACTGTGTGTGTTTGATCCTGAGAAGGCTGACAAATTGAAGCAATCTCTTCCTCCTGGTTTGTACTGAATCATTTAGTAGTTACTTACTTGTTGCTATTAGTTCATCATTCATTACACACAAATCTAATTGCGAAATGGCTTAAGAAACACACCTTTAGTGTCACAATATTTCTTATGCAGCTTTGGTTCTTTATTCAATTGTAGTGAGTTTCTATATGTGTATGTTGTACTTCTCATATATTCATTTTCAGATCAACATCTTGAATATAAACAACTTGACTTGTTTATGTCCACACTCACCATATTATAACCTGAATTCCCACCAATCTATAAAATTCTCGGGGCTTTCTTTTGTTGCTTGGAATCCCCTCAATTTTGCAGAATTACGTCAGAGCCgtactttaaatttatttaagttgCTGCGGCGCTgaagtaattttttttgctttttcgtTCTTTGCATAAATCCCCTTTATAATTTATGTCATTGGATATTATATAACGTGCTAAAATACCTTCCATTTGAGATTGCTATTGTCCCAGTTCTACTGAGATTATTTGTATTAGATTACACCATCATTTGATGGATATCTGTTTCTTAATTTGATGCATTTATTAGTCAGATTACTTGTTCCTCTGAGGTAAAACTCATGTGGATTGACTGCTTAAATGTTTTTTTGCAGGCTTGAGTGTCCAAGATGTGTAAACAAGATCACCTCTCCTGCAGTTTGTTTCATGAGAATTTTTAAGcagcttttgtttttcttgagtatGTGAGTTTTTGTAATAGATTGAATTATCTTATTTGGAAGACATTTCTATTCTGGTTGTTTCTCTTGATGTATGAGCACATCCATGAATTTTGATGATTATTAGGTTTTCCAGCCATTTAATTGCCACCTTAAATAGAAACTTGTGTTGGTATTTATTTAACCTCATTCATATATTGATGTTCAAAAGGTTGCAATTTTAACAAAGTCAGGATGATTTATGCAGAAGTGGCAAATACcctcagaaaaataaaatcaattttaaaaattattgggtTTTCTACAAAAATTACATTCTCTCACAGATGCCAAGAATCAGTCCATTCTTGTCAAAAATATCACTTCAAATTGTGTTACGCATACATTCAGATCAATCATTCAAATGGATAACTTGGAAATGTACAATTACCAGAGTCATGTGATACATATATTATTGATCCTCAGATGCTAACCTGTAGGTAATAACTTGGTGTTTTAAGCTGCCAATAATAGTCTgaaaataaattgaaacaaagCTGAACCTTCTAAATTCCACAAGAAGAGTTCAATATGAGTACTTGAGCAGTTACACAGTCGAACTAAGTCGATTTCTTTTTCTGACCAAAGAACAACTTCCAGCTATACATATTACCCTTGGCTGCCGCTGCATCCAAACGATTTTGACCGATCTAAAAGAATATCACACCAATAGTATTAGCATTAGTGATAGCTCAAATGAACAGTAGAATATTTCATTTCTCTCCCAGCTCAAATGTCGAGGGGTAAAATCCGTGATTTGTTCACACACACggacacacatatatatatatatatatataacagtttGCTTTTAATGGATGTTTGATAAAAGAGATTAAGTGTGGCTACTAATTGCGCAGGTTAGGTGAAATGAGCTAGTTCTATATTGTCCAAAAATGCAAATACTAGATGAGTAAAGGGGGATACCTTGTCCATAAACCAATAACTAATGGTTGGCATGTATTGCACAAGGTACATGATGAACAATACAGGCTGCAGGAAGAACAATTTTGCAAGGTTGTGAGAAATTGTCTGAAAgtatatttcaaaataactaTGATCTGATAACAATTCTAATAATGGCCATAAAGGTCATCTGTGTTGTTTGGAGGATATATAATTCCTGATAATGCAAGAGAAAAACCTGATATGATATCCAAGCTTCCTTCAGTCCGTGAGTAGCTGCAACTATTGTAAGCTCTGCGCACCGTTCTGATGACACACGTTTCTGATGAAGAAATGAAAAGTTTACAAGACAAAGAGAATGAATTAGTTTACCAGTAAGGTAATAAGCTTATATATGGGTAATTATCTGAACAGCTGTGATGACATGGAAAAAACAACATAGCTAAATTCCAAGTTAAGATGCTTTTCCCAATAGTGGAATCAAATGGTAGAGTCTCAATTGTTTTTAACATGTCTCGGGGAAActaatatttgattaaaaataacatagaagCCAAGAGCAAGCTTAAGTGCCGATTTCAACATGGCAAGTGTTCTCAGCAACTAATGAGCATGAGCACATACCCTTCGTGCCAATTTCAACATGACAAGTGTTCTTAGCAACTAATGAGCATGAGCATATACCcctctaaaaagaaaaacattatttatttatttttttattaaaaaaaacctttccTATATAATCTCAGGTATTTACCAATTCAATATCTCTATTTGTCCACAAGCAATTTCAACATGACAAGTGTTCTCAGCAACTAATGAGCATGAGCACACACCCctctaaaagaaaaacattatttatttatttataaaacagaAACCTTTCTTATATAATTTCAGATATTTACAAATTAAACGGGAAATCTTTCCACTATAATCTCAGGTATTTACCAATTCAATTTCTCTAATTGTCCATAAGCGATTTCAACATGACAAATGTTCTTAGCAACTAATGAGCATGAGCACATACCCctctaaacaaaaacattatttatttatttttttatagataagaAACCTTTCCtatatcatcatcaacaacatgaCAAGTGTTCTTAGGAACTAATGAGCATGAGCACATACCCcgctaaaagaaaaacattattaatttatttatagaaaagAAACCTCTTCTATATTAAAAAGATAACTTTCctatttcatcatcatcataattattatattatcatcatcataatgATCTTACCTCAGAAGAACCTTTTTGACCAGATGAGCTCACTTCAGAAACTTTTGATGTCTCTATTGGTCCAGGACAAACAACAGTAACAGCAATTCCTTTTTGGTAGAGCtgcaaacaacaaaatatttttccatgTAAAGGTGCATAAAATTGATGAACTACTGCTAAGTAGATCTACTAACAATGAAATTGGTGTGAAGAAACAGTCTGCATAAGATGTGGAATATGACTGTAGCTTTGGCTTAATGATACCAGCCTTTTATGGTACAACAACATATTACAATGTACTGAGCTGTGgaagaattaataataataataatatcgtCGTcgttgtcatcatcatcatcattatcattaagCAAACAAATTCTGAAATGACCGGTATTAAGCATCTGAAGGAGAAGTTAGTACCTCAGAGCGTAAAGTGTGAAAATATCCATTGAGAGCATGCTTAGAAGCAGAATATATGGCTTGACCAGGTGCAGGACACTTTCCTGCAGCACTACTCATCTGTGTTAAACATGCCATTAGCAATGGTTTGGAGAGTTTCATCCATTATTGCCCAACTATCATAAAAGAAAGGTCAATCAGCAAACATACCACAACAAAAGCGCCACGCCCTCTTTTCAGCATGTGTGGAGCAAGAAGATGAGTAAGAGTAATTGTTCCCAATACATTTATCTTCAAGGTAGCCTAGTAATGAATGCATCTGAAATTGTTACCTTTCTGGGAAAACAAAGGCAAATAATTGCAGTGGTAATGAGGTACCTCAAGTTTTTCCACAGGTTCATCCAATGCCCTTCGTTTCTGCAGTTCCATAAACAACAAGATGGAGACAGTAGAATAGAGTAGTATCTTAGTTTCCAACCATGGTTATCTTTAATTTCAATTGATGTATATTTGATGCAACACTGTGAATcatttaatttctgattaacccatgaattttaatttcatcAGAATTGGAGTCACCATAAGAATGACTAATAACTAAGTTactcaataaaatgaataagatAATAGATATGCCAAATGTTAAGTTGCAACAATAGTTATGAAGTGAGAAAGGGAAGTCTCCTACAGGACGTTCCAATGCAGCATTGTGAACCATATAATGCACACCAGCACCACCAAAAAAGGACTCTGCCTTCTCAACTGCTTTTCTGACTAAATCCTCATCAGATCCCAAATCCAAAGGCAATACTTCAACTCCAACAGAAGGATGACTGCCTATTCCAAATGTGTAAAGATATATACAAGTTCAGCTGCATGTTCACATGCATAAAACTGAAACTCACATGCTGTTCTTATCTCAAAATACTCACTAGATATTTCATTTTTGACACGCACAAGCTCTGCCTCATTGCGAGCAGAGAGAATCAGTTTTGCTCCCAAACTTGCGAACTGCTTGGCAAGAATCTCTCCTAAAAATCCAAGACAAATGTCTCATGCATCTTCAACCATCAGAGATTCAAAAGAGCTTAAGAGCAGTACATTCTAGGGAAAATACAACATGGTTAAATCTTAACCCAAAAAAATGTACAAACACCACCATAGAGCTCATTGATTAGTAAAGACCATAACATAGAGATAGTAGAATCATTCAGGGAAATCATTATAACAAAGATCATACAAATTTAAGGGTATCCTTTAGAATAAATCAAGCATAAgagattaaatattttaaaaaaaggcatTAAGGGATAAAATCTGCACCTTAAAAACAGACCTGGCATAACAAAGGCTACACCTTcatttcttaaaaagaaaagtaaaacacTAGTTCATCAAGGAGTTCATGTCTCCAATATTATTCAATGATCAATTTCCCACAAATGCAGCTTCACCAATTCAGGCAAGGTATAGTAACATGCGTCAACAAATCAAAGGAGCTCAGTTCTCAAAAATGTTAAACGCATTCAGAGCATTGAA
Proteins encoded in this region:
- the LOC120270091 gene encoding dehydrogenase/reductase SDR family member 7; this encodes MMILFLSLIFLAAIVVFIFKFATSDGDFTLLSKGPAKREEVQGKVVWITGASRGIGEILAKQFASLGAKLILSARNEAELVRVKNEISSSHPSVGVEVLPLDLGSDEDLVRKAVEKAESFFGGAGVHYMVHNAALERPKRRALDEPVEKLEATLKINVLGTITLTHLLAPHMLKRGRGAFVVMSSAAGKCPAPGQAIYSASKHALNGYFHTLRSELYQKGIAVTVVCPGPIETSKVSEVSSSGQKGSSEKRVSSERCAELTIVAATHGLKEAWISYQPVLFIMYLVQYMPTISYWFMDKIGQNRLDAAAAKGNMYSWKLFFGQKKKST
- the LOC120270102 gene encoding 60S ribosomal protein L38-like — translated: MPKQIHEIKDFLLTARRKDARSVKIKKSKDVIKFKVRCSKYLYTLCVFDPEKADKLKQSLPPGLSVQDV